The DNA window caatcagcctgtagcactgctgaggtgttatgaagcccaggtcagcctgtggcactgctgaggtgttatgaagcccaggtcagcctgtagcactgctgaggtgttatgaagcccaggtcagcctgtggcactgctgaggtgttatgaagcccaggtcagcctgtggcactgctgaggtgttatgaagcccagatcagcctgtggcactgctgaggtgttatgaagcccaggtcagcctgtggctctgctgaggtgttatgaagcccaggtcagcctgtggcactgctgaggtgttatgaagcccaggtcagcctgtggctctgctgaggtgttatgaagcccaggtcagcctgtggcactgctgaggtgttatgaagcccaggtcagcctgtggcactgctgaggtgttatgaagcccaggtcagcctgtggcactgctgaggtgttatgaagcccaggttgctttgatagcggccttcagctcgtctgtattgttggggctggtgtctcatcttcctcttgacaataccaGATAGATTCCcaatggggttcaggtcaggcgagttggctggccaatcaagcacagtaataccatggtcagcaaaccagttactggttgttttggcactgtgggcaaaTGCCAAGtcaaaaggaaatcagcatctccataaagcttgtcagcagacggaagcatcaagtgctctaaaatctcctggtaatCTGCtgtgttgactctggacttgataaaacacagtggaccaacactagcagatgacatggcaccccaaatcatcactgactgtggaaacttcacactggacttcaagcaacttggattctgaGCCTCCCCACTCTTCCTctagactctgggaccttgatgtccaaatgaaatgcaaaatttactttcatctgaaaagaggactttggaccactgagcaacggtccagttatttttctccttagcccagaTAAGGCGCTTCTGATGTCTCTGGTTCAGAAGTGGCTTgacacttgtagcccatttcctggacatgtctgtgcgtggtggctcttgatgcactgactccagcctcagtccactccttgtgaagctcccccaagttcttgaatcggctttgcttgacaatcctctcaaggctgcggtcatccctgttgcttgtgcaccttttcctaccacacttttccctcccaggcaactttccatgaatatgctttgatacaacactctgcgaacagccagccctttcagcaatgaccttctgtggcttaccctccttgtggagggtgtcaatgagtgtcttctggacaactgtcaagtcagcagtcttccccatgattgcccgaccaagtattgagtgcataaattaacatacttttcagaaagtcaacatttctgtattataagtCCTTTCCttatgtaatataaaatatgtatatattttttcattttcatgagctgtaagacATGTTAGAATGATGTTTAATCATCAGgattacaacaaaaaaaggcttgaaatatttaactttgtGTGTAATGGAtcaatatatgaaagtttcacttttttaattaagttaagtaaaaaaaaaaaaaagaacttttccatgatattcttttttgagatgcacctgtacacCTGAGTAAAAACAAGTGTCACACCTGgacgtctccacacacacccgtacgtctccacacacacctgagtaaaacaccacccccctccccccaccgacccaccccccacccacccacccacccaccaagAGCAACCCAACCCAGAGTTACTCACCCCCAGCCTGTTGCTCCCCATCCACAACCCGGGAGTGTTTGCTGAGGAAGAAGTCTGGGTCCAGACCCAGGCTGAGCGCCAGAACTCTCAGCACACGCAGAGAGAGGTCCGCACAGCGCCGGTAAAACCACACCTGCTTCTCCCGGAAACCTGGGAGCACTTCCTCCGAGGGCCACTTCtgccacacgcgcacacacacgcacacacacgcacacacacgcacacacacgcacacacacgcacacacacatatacataaacGCATGtaaacactcgcacacacacacacacacacacacacgtaaacacacacacatatacataaacacacacgcgcacgcacacacacatgtaaacatgtacacacgcacacacactcgaatgcacacatatacataaacacagacacaaacacgcacacacataaatcaAACGGTTATAAACATCCTGACAAACTGATTGCATAATTCTGACAATCATGTAATGTCCCATAATATTGAGAGGAACAGATTGGCCACATATCATTCACCCACTACTCTAAATAACAACATGGCAGACAACGGATTCATAAAACCAACATTAATGAcaatgacaacatgaataaacaataGGACGGATGGTAATTTTGTGAATGTGAATCATAGGAATCACAAACCAGAATGCAACAGGTTTAAATGGAGATGAAAACTGTAAATGGAGGAGTACACTGTAACGGTAGATATTGTGTTGGCACGCTCTGGAGAAGAACTATTGTTAAATGCCCGTTAAGAAATTGGACTTGCCTCCTCACTGGGTTGTAAATCAGCAATGTTGAAAGCTTCTTTCAGGTCCCAAGTACGATTGGAACCTGTCCTGTGAGATCAGGGAGAATAGGGAGAATAAGATATATGTTTACATTATCGTGGTAtatcatattattttattacggCGCGTGACGCGACAGGAGCAGAAGCATCGGCTAAGAAGCACGCGCTCTCCGTTACGGAGCGAAGGCACCACAGATACCTCTCTGATCCGTAGCTTATCCAGCCGTGGATCGACCCATATGCTTTGCCCCGAAGTAAAGGCATCTTCACTTCGTGAGGCAgcaggaaaaatgtttttgaaatgttcatCATGGAATCAACCTCAAAGAAGgagaaaaatatcaaaatacacGCCCATACTAGCCTATTCATGGAGTGCATTTTGCGCATCAATCGACTATGCAAATGCACAAACATCTCGGTGACAATAAAGCTGACAACTAATTCAAGATATTCCGCTGTCACATTGAAGTAAAAGGCAGAATGGAAAACTACATTTGTAACTTTGTAAAATTATACACACAAAGTCAATAAACAAAGTTTCCAATTCAATCACATAAGTCGTTTACCTCATGCTGAGAAATGCCGCTATTCTTCAGGTACACAAACCCAACTTCAGTAAAGGCGGATTTCAACTCCTTGctcaaaacattcaatttttcaTCCGCTACGTCTTCCACTCCAACCCTGTACACGTCGAAATCCACTACGGGTATGTCCATCGTGGAGCTTTTGCGAATAAAGCTATTTTAATATCAATTCAATTCGCAAAAAAATCGGACACAAAATAGCCGCTCCCAGAGTACAGTGAAGAGTGCGGTTTAAGACCACAGTGTTCAAAATAACGGTTTCGTCATCAGAGTAGCTCAGAGGACGTGGCACAACGCTTTGTTTGATCTTTCGTCGCTCTTAATATTACGAAAAATTTTCGTCAATAATGTCGTGAACGTGGTTCTGATTGGGTCAGTAATCAAGGACTATTGCTTTGCTTATGACTGATTGCTGCTGACGAGGACTCTGTGTTGAGCCTTCTCAGCTGCACGTGATTGCAGCGCGGAGGAATTAATAAATCAGAGCCGAGCGGGCGTGACGGGGTTCTCTGGGGAGCGTGAGGCTATGGAGCTAAGCCAGCCGACCAACACAAACATTGCACTCGCACATGGACCTGGGGGGAGGTTCGCGTGCTGCCTAGAGCCGCCGGCCTGA is part of the Conger conger chromosome 15, fConCon1.1, whole genome shotgun sequence genome and encodes:
- the LOC133111799 gene encoding uncharacterized protein LOC133111799; translation: MDIPVVDFDVYRVGVEDVADEKLNVLSKELKSAFTEVGFVYLKNSGISQHEVDSMMNISKTFFLLPHEVKMPLLRGKAYGSIHGWISYGSERTGSNRTWDLKEAFNIADLQPSEEKWPSEEVLPGFREKQVWFYRRCADLSLRVLRVLALSLGLDPDFFLSKHSRVVDGEQQAGGEQNRTTLRLLYYPPVQTECVQEGQVRCGEHSDFGTITLVFQGPGGGLQFLGRSGDYIHAPSIPGTVLINIADMMQRWTSDRFISTIHRVVLPPPGDMSDRQSVIFFLLPDDDAVITCCDGTDKCPPATALDFLMERFSQTYEEK